Part of the Kineococcus aurantiacus genome, CTCTGCAGGAGTGGGGCGCCGCGTCCCCGATGGTCGACCGGGCCGAGGTCACCGTCCGCTCCGGGCAGAGCACGTGGTCGGGCACGTACGTCCGCGGGGGGCAGGTCGGCCCCGCCGACGGCGCCCGCCAGGACTGGCTGTCGGTGAGCAAGACCGTCACCGCGGCCGTCGTGCTGGAGCAGGTCGCAGCCGGGCGCCTGCAGCTGGACGAGCCGGTCCCGGACGTCCCGGGGATCGACGCGACGCGCTTCGGCGCGCGTCCCACCGTCCGGCAGCTGCTGAGCCACACGAGCGGTCTGGGAGGGCCGCAGGACTCCCCGGCCTGGAACGCCCTGACGAGCTACACCCCGCAGTCGTACCTGCAGCTGTCCCTGGACCAGCCGCGGGTCGACGGGTACCGCTACAGCACGGCGAACTACCTCTGGCTGTCGCTGGCCGCGCAGGAGGTCACCGGGGAGAGCTGGCCGGCCCTGGTGGACCGGATCTCGGCGCGCGCCGGGACGCCGTCCCTCCACGCCGACAAACCGGCCGTGCCGGGCTGGGTCGGGCAGGGCTCCGGGGACGTCACCGGGACGGCGTCGGACCTGACGAGGTTCTACGACGCCCTGCTGGTGCAGCGGACCCTGCTGCCGGCGGACCTCGTGGACCGGATGACGACGCTCGACGCCCAGGACGGCGGGCTCGGGGTGTGGGCCTACTGCCCCTGCTGGACGGGTGCCGACGGTGTTCGTCACGCCGAGGGGTACGGCCACTTCTCGGCCATCGCCCAGGTCGTGGCCTACCCGGAGCAGGAGCTGACGGTGTCCGTCCGGTTGGAGCTGTCGTACGAGGACCCCAACAACATCGCCCCCCTGGCCTCACGAGCACTCGTCGAGGCGCTGGCGGGACGCTGAGCCGCCCCGGCCACCGGCTCCACCACCGGGGACCGGCGTGAACGACGAAGGGCCGCCGGGAGATCCCGGCGGCCCTTCGTGGTGGTCGGTCAGCTCAGTGCGAGCGCCCCGGCTTGCGACGGCTCGCGACGACCATCCCCGCGCCCCCCAGCACGAGGACGGTGCCGGCCGCGGCCCAGGGCAGGACGTCGGCGCCGGTGTAGGCCAGCTCGTCGCCGGTGTCGGCGACGGCGGCCGGCGTGGTGGAGCGCGAGGTGGTCGGGCTGGCCGACGGGGTGACGACGTCGGAGACGCTCGGCGTCGGCGTGGCCGGCGCGTAGTTGCTCGCGAAGGCCGCCCCGGAGGTGGCGCCGAGAGCGGCAACGGTCAGGGCCCCGGCAGCTGCCAGGCGGGCGGTGGTCTTGCGCACGGTGGTTCCCCCCACTATCGGTGCCTCGGCGAACCCTGTGATCGCGAGGCGCCCCCCAGGATGACGGAACGTCACCCCGGCAGTCCAGTTGATCGCCCCTGTTCGTGTGACGTGTTGCGATCGGAGTGACGACATCCACACGGACGGGCGAACGCTCATGGAGTACAGCTACCCGCTGTGACCTCGGGTGTGCTCGCCGTCGTCGGGCCGGTGACGGTGCGCGGGAGGGCGGCGGCGGAGCCGCTGAACGACCACCGCACGACGACGGGGGTCCCGGGCGGCAGGTCCACCGTGAGCCGGACCAGCCGCCAGCCCTCCTCGGAGTCCACCGCGGTCCCCACCGCCTCGCCGTCCACGGTGGCCCCCTCCAGCCCGACCCACGGCGCCACCCACAGCGACACCGTCTCCTGCGCGGTCCGCCGGTCCGCCGCGCGGCGGGCCGTCGCGTTGGCCACGTAGTCGGGGACGTCCTCGGGCACGGTGTTCGTCAGGGTCAGCGTCAGCGAGCTGCGCCCCTGGCCCGCCGCGGTGCACGGGGCCGACACCTCGAAGGCCGGCTGCACCCAGTAGTCCAGCTTCGACGGCTCGGTGTTCGTCAGGCCCACCCGCGCCACGGGACCGGCCTGCGCGGGGTCGCCCAGGACCCCGGCGACCCCGGCCGCCACGAGGGCCTCCTGCTCGGCCGGGGTGGAGGACCACACCGCCAGGTGACCGGAGTCGACGGCCGCGCGGGCGCCGTCGAGCGCGGCGGTGGACAGGCCGTCGGAGAGCACCGCCTCGAAGGCGGCGGCCGACGTCGCGGCCAGGAACGCCTTGCGCGCGTCCTGGTCGGCCCCGTAGGTCACGTAGGCGTCGTACATGAGGACCCTCGCCAGGTCCGACGTCTCCACCTCACCGAAGGGGCCCAGCTGCAGCGGCGCGTGGTCCTCGCCCAGCAGCTGGGCCAGCCCCACGGGGTCGACGAAGACGACGACGTCCGGGGTGGGCAGCCCGGCGTCGGTGACCAGGGACGCGGTGAGGGCCCCGGCCTCGTCGGCGCTGCCGCCGGCCGTGACGTTCTGCACGATGGAGGTGTCCTGGCCGTACAGGGCCGCGAACTCCGCGCTCACCGCGGAGGTGTCCGCCCGGGCGGCGTACAGGTCGTTGTCGGTGCC contains:
- a CDS encoding DUF4012 domain-containing protein, with the translated sequence MSDHAVHSPDEPLPTRRTRRTHRTRRRRAGRRRVLVALGVVLLVLLAWVVAVAVSGYQAGRALQRVADRVPTLEQQVRAQDFAAATGTAAAVARDAAAADRATGQFPYRWAQHVPWVGDQLAAVRGGAHAAALLAGPLPGALQTAGNVVADGLVSADQRVDVEGLQELAPVLTDYRGRVEAARSALREGDSPRVLPAISSRLAPVAEQLDEVAAPLDTAVRVLPQLPPLLGADGPRTYLVAFTNPAEIRPVQGIVGAYAYLTIDRGAISLTATGTDNDLYAARADTSAVSAEFAALYGQDTSIVQNVTAGGSADEAGALTASLVTDAGLPTPDVVVFVDPVGLAQLLGEDHAPLQLGPFGEVETSDLARVLMYDAYVTYGADQDARKAFLAATSAAAFEAVLSDGLSTAALDGARAAVDSGHLAVWSSTPAEQEALVAAGVAGVLGDPAQAGPVARVGLTNTEPSKLDYWVQPAFEVSAPCTAAGQGRSSLTLTLTNTVPEDVPDYVANATARRAADRRTAQETVSLWVAPWVGLEGATVDGEAVGTAVDSEEGWRLVRLTVDLPPGTPVVVRWSFSGSAAALPRTVTGPTTASTPEVTAGSCTP